One genomic region from Reichenbachiella ulvae encodes:
- a CDS encoding M56 family metallopeptidase: MRSEMINYLVEANVVLLLAGLVYFLLLQREHHFQLRRFFVLFSTVAALLIPLMDFTLSSSSGVQEGSPVIYLPTFTIGTGDLPSEAASIDWWQWAFYAYVSISSIALGAFLYQLLMIWKLTRSGQNSDSSAIYQVDGSIPSFSFFGYIFVNEDTLSHPEERDKIIAHERIHVAQWHSADMVLLYLSRALFWFNPVAWFFKTAQQETHEYLVDQQMIQQEDKSAYQALLAKMTLSPYYRTGSYFAKSQTLKRINMMNEKLKRPNRFRIGVALGSMLLMATVLACNEDVITMVDSAQMVADIPPGAQKELDKLRKEYPNERFNYLEILAPTDSQLSLNDLDIDPETVQWMGVNKNEGYIGLILVANENFKRLVEYKKSADGVYDVVEERPEPINGMPAFYEFIGQNMTYPTQAREAGVEGRVYVQFIIDEEGNLSDVRPVKGIGSGCDQEAVRVIRSAAPWKPGKQDGQAVKVRMVLPITFKLGDSEKKLGKLDDDKPEDHSSENMEEMVVVGYGSE; encoded by the coding sequence ATGAGAAGTGAGATGATCAACTATCTGGTAGAGGCTAATGTAGTGTTGCTGCTGGCGGGGCTCGTTTATTTCCTTTTGCTCCAAAGAGAACATCATTTTCAGTTGAGGAGGTTCTTTGTTTTGTTCAGTACAGTTGCGGCCTTGTTGATTCCCTTGATGGATTTTACGCTTAGCAGTAGCTCTGGAGTACAGGAAGGCTCTCCGGTGATCTACTTACCCACATTTACTATAGGCACGGGCGATTTGCCATCCGAGGCTGCCTCTATCGATTGGTGGCAATGGGCTTTTTATGCCTATGTGTCTATTAGTTCTATAGCCTTAGGTGCTTTTTTGTATCAGCTTTTGATGATCTGGAAATTGACCCGATCAGGTCAAAATTCGGATAGCTCTGCGATATATCAAGTAGATGGTTCTATTCCGTCCTTTTCCTTTTTCGGATACATCTTTGTTAATGAAGACACGCTTTCTCATCCTGAGGAGCGAGACAAAATCATAGCCCATGAGCGAATCCATGTGGCGCAGTGGCACAGTGCAGATATGGTTTTGCTCTATCTGTCCAGAGCCCTGTTCTGGTTCAATCCTGTGGCCTGGTTTTTCAAAACCGCCCAGCAAGAAACGCACGAATATCTGGTGGATCAGCAGATGATTCAGCAGGAGGACAAGTCTGCCTATCAGGCCCTTTTGGCCAAGATGACACTGAGTCCTTATTATCGGACAGGCAGCTATTTCGCAAAAAGTCAAACTTTAAAACGAATAAATATGATGAATGAAAAACTAAAAAGGCCCAACCGGTTCAGAATCGGCGTGGCGCTGGGGAGTATGCTGCTGATGGCAACCGTACTGGCCTGCAACGAGGATGTAATCACGATGGTGGATTCTGCACAGATGGTTGCTGATATCCCGCCTGGAGCCCAAAAGGAGCTAGATAAATTGAGGAAGGAGTATCCAAATGAAAGATTTAACTATCTTGAGATTCTTGCGCCAACGGATAGTCAACTATCATTAAACGACTTGGACATCGATCCAGAAACAGTACAATGGATGGGTGTAAACAAAAATGAAGGTTACATAGGTCTCATTCTAGTAGCAAATGAAAACTTCAAACGATTGGTTGAGTACAAAAAGTCTGCTGATGGTGTTTATGATGTTGTGGAAGAAAGACCTGAACCAATAAATGGCATGCCTGCATTCTATGAGTTTATAGGTCAAAACATGACATATCCTACTCAAGCGAGAGAAGCCGGAGTGGAAGGCCGTGTATACGTTCAGTTTATCATAGACGAGGAAGGAAATTTATCGGATGTTAGACCTGTAAAAGGTATAGGATCAGGTTGTGACCAGGAAGCTGTCAGAGTCATCCGTAGCGCAGCTCCATGGAAACCTGGAAAGCAGGATGGTCAGGCTGTTAAAGTTCGTATGGTTCTACCAATCACTTTTAAGCTGGGCGACTCAGAGAAGAAACTGGGTAAACTAGATGATGATAAACCAGAGGATCACTCTTCTGAGAACATGGAAGAGATGGTAGTGGTTGGTTACGGATCAGAGTAA
- a CDS encoding NADH:ubiquinone reductase (Na(+)-transporting) subunit D, with amino-acid sequence MSTETLEQPVVKAPSEPLLSKRRKKFITDPLNDDNPITIQVLGICSALAVTVKMQPTLVMSIAVVFVIVFSNLIISLMRNLIPSRVRIIVQLAVIATLVTLVSEFLKAYLFDMYKVLGAFVGLIITNCIVMGRLEAFAMANKAYDSVLDGLGSGFGYAWIILTVAFFRELFGSGSVFDFPVYGTIENLTGIAIQTNGLMVDSIGAFMVLGIIIWVQRTKNGYVEH; translated from the coding sequence ATGAGTACAGAAACTTTGGAACAACCGGTAGTTAAAGCGCCATCGGAACCATTACTCTCCAAAAGAAGAAAGAAATTCATTACCGATCCATTGAATGACGATAACCCGATTACGATTCAAGTATTGGGTATCTGTTCTGCGCTGGCGGTAACGGTCAAAATGCAACCTACTCTGGTAATGTCAATTGCCGTAGTATTTGTGATTGTGTTTTCGAACTTGATCATTTCTCTAATGAGAAATTTGATCCCGAGTCGTGTAAGGATTATCGTTCAACTTGCAGTAATCGCTACTTTGGTAACGCTGGTAAGTGAATTTTTGAAAGCCTACCTTTTCGATATGTACAAGGTATTGGGTGCTTTCGTAGGTCTGATCATTACCAACTGTATCGTGATGGGTCGTTTGGAGGCTTTCGCTATGGCGAACAAAGCTTACGATTCGGTACTGGACGGTTTGGGAAGTGGATTCGGATATGCCTGGATTATCTTGACAGTGGCTTTCTTCAGAGAGCTCTTCGGTTCAGGATCAGTATTTGACTTTCCTGTGTATGGAACCATCGAGAATCTGACAGGTATAGCGATTCAAACCAATGGTTTGATGGTAGATTCAATCGGAGCATTTATGGTATTGGGTATCATTATTTGGGTACAGAGAACTAAAAACGGGTACGTAGAACACTAA
- a CDS encoding Na(+)-translocating NADH-quinone reductase subunit A: protein MSQNIKLKKGFDINLAGKAEKKIAELSQPETFAIKPTDFVGMSRPKLLVKEGESVKAGTPIMIDKQVEDVMYSAPVSGEIAEVVRGAKRKILEIRILADKEVEYETFEKHADVSGISREAAIDQMKKGGVWPNIIQRPYGVVASTEDTPKAIFISAFDTHPLAPDMNFILEADAKYFEAGVEILSKLTEGKVHINVNSDSADFFKSSKAQINTVSGPHPAGNVGVQIHHIDAINKGEVTWTVHPYGVAQIGKLFLEGKYDASKVIALTGSEVKTPQYYKTFIGACVNKLTEGTIKENGHVRFISGNVLTGTQINSTGYLGYYHNQMTVIPEGDYYEFFGWITPTTKKLSFHRAFGLLSFLGGSKKEYVLDTNTRGQHRAFVQTGAFEKVVPMDVLPTHLIKAILAEDFDDMEGLGIFEVIEEDLALCEFIDVSKNDIQAILREGIDLVKNS, encoded by the coding sequence ATGTCTCAGAATATCAAGCTTAAGAAAGGTTTTGACATCAACCTTGCTGGAAAAGCTGAAAAGAAAATTGCGGAGCTCTCTCAGCCAGAGACTTTTGCGATCAAGCCCACAGATTTTGTTGGTATGAGCAGACCAAAACTTTTGGTCAAGGAAGGTGAGTCTGTAAAGGCAGGAACCCCAATCATGATTGACAAGCAGGTGGAGGATGTGATGTACTCTGCCCCTGTGAGTGGCGAAATAGCAGAAGTTGTAAGAGGAGCGAAAAGGAAAATCTTAGAGATCAGAATCCTTGCTGACAAGGAGGTTGAGTATGAGACTTTCGAAAAGCACGCGGATGTCAGCGGCATCTCTAGAGAAGCGGCCATCGACCAAATGAAAAAAGGCGGTGTTTGGCCAAACATCATCCAGAGACCATATGGAGTAGTAGCTAGCACAGAGGATACGCCTAAGGCGATTTTCATCTCTGCTTTCGATACGCATCCATTGGCTCCAGATATGAACTTCATTTTGGAGGCTGACGCCAAATATTTTGAGGCAGGAGTAGAAATCTTGTCAAAATTGACAGAAGGCAAAGTTCATATCAATGTGAACAGCGATTCGGCTGATTTCTTCAAGAGCAGCAAAGCTCAGATCAACACAGTGAGTGGCCCTCACCCTGCGGGTAACGTAGGTGTGCAGATTCACCACATCGATGCGATCAACAAAGGAGAAGTGACTTGGACGGTTCACCCATACGGTGTGGCTCAGATCGGTAAATTATTCCTTGAAGGAAAATACGATGCTTCTAAAGTGATAGCATTGACAGGATCTGAAGTAAAGACTCCACAATATTATAAGACCTTCATCGGTGCATGTGTCAACAAACTGACAGAAGGAACCATCAAAGAAAATGGTCATGTTAGATTTATTTCTGGAAACGTACTGACAGGAACACAAATCAACTCTACAGGATACCTTGGATATTATCACAATCAAATGACTGTGATCCCTGAAGGTGACTACTACGAGTTCTTTGGTTGGATTACTCCTACTACTAAAAAGTTGAGTTTCCACAGAGCATTCGGACTGCTTTCTTTCTTGGGAGGAAGTAAAAAGGAGTATGTTTTGGATACTAATACCAGAGGTCAGCACAGAGCATTTGTTCAGACTGGGGCTTTTGAGAAAGTAGTTCCTATGGATGTGCTACCTACGCACCTGATCAAAGCGATTCTTGCGGAGGATTTTGATGATATGGAAGGACTGGGAATCTTCGAAGTGATCGAGGAGGATTTGGCTCTTTGCGAATTCATCGATGTATCGAAGAATGACATCCAGGCGATACTGAGAGAAGGAATTGATTTAGTAAAAAATAGTTAA
- a CDS encoding 4-hydroxy-3-methylbut-2-enyl diphosphate reductase yields the protein MEIEIDSNSGYCFGVEYAIEMAEDELKDSGSLYCLGDIVHNHMEVERLAALGLKIIDREDMKDLHDCKVLIRAHGEPPETYKLAIENNIELIDASCPVVLKLQNRVKGSFDQMEEREGQIVIYGKPGHAEVIGLTGQTKEKAIIVMEDEDLEQIDFSRPVTLYSQTTKSTKGFYRLKAMIEERIEKEKGSLEVTDFKANDSICRQVSNREPSMEKFSQKHDVIIFVSGKKSSNGRALYGVCKNFNERSYFIGSEEELDLDWIQPEDSVGICGATSTPMWLMERVRDFILEKFDPVTV from the coding sequence ATGGAAATAGAAATTGATAGCAATTCAGGATATTGTTTCGGTGTGGAATATGCCATCGAAATGGCCGAAGATGAACTAAAAGACAGCGGTAGCCTATACTGCCTGGGAGACATCGTGCACAACCACATGGAAGTGGAGCGACTGGCTGCTCTGGGTCTCAAAATCATCGATCGTGAGGACATGAAAGACCTTCATGATTGTAAGGTTCTGATCCGTGCCCACGGCGAACCGCCAGAAACTTACAAATTGGCTATCGAGAACAATATTGAATTGATAGATGCCTCATGTCCGGTTGTGCTCAAGCTTCAAAACCGAGTGAAGGGCTCCTTCGATCAAATGGAAGAGCGCGAGGGCCAAATCGTAATATATGGAAAGCCCGGTCATGCGGAGGTCATTGGGCTGACTGGCCAAACTAAGGAAAAAGCCATCATAGTGATGGAGGATGAAGATTTGGAACAAATTGACTTTTCCCGACCGGTTACCTTATACAGCCAGACTACTAAAAGTACAAAAGGTTTCTATCGCTTGAAGGCTATGATCGAAGAGCGAATAGAAAAGGAGAAAGGGTCACTAGAAGTCACAGACTTCAAGGCCAACGATAGTATTTGTCGTCAGGTCTCCAATCGTGAGCCAAGCATGGAGAAATTTTCTCAAAAGCACGATGTGATCATTTTCGTCAGTGGTAAGAAAAGCTCTAATGGTAGAGCGCTATATGGAGTTTGCAAAAATTTTAACGAGCGCAGCTACTTTATCGGTAGTGAAGAGGAACTGGATCTGGATTGGATCCAACCCGAAGACAGTGTTGGTATCTGCGGTGCGACCTCTACCCCTATGTGGCTGATGGAGCGAGTGAGAGATTTTATTCTTGAAAAGTTCGACCCAGTTACAGTTTAG
- the nqrC gene encoding NADH:ubiquinone reductase (Na(+)-transporting) subunit C, translating to MQRSNLYIVVFSAVLTIILGGLLSGTSVILKPLQQKQVELDTKKKILGAVMDISDIKDPNEILKLYSERVKSTVVDINGDPMTTDEKGNPIVAEKIDFQKNHKRDPQTRPYPVFMFTGEGSDTVDAYILPMFGAGLWDWISGFVALDSNLNTVRGVAFDHKSETPGLGARITTDVVQDRYKGKQIFNEEGKLVSVSMVKGEKGEPLDPHHIDGMSGATLTGKGVNAMLKQYLGYYSNYIEKVKSGSKNTATVEQPAAEEQNI from the coding sequence GTGCAACGGTCTAATTTATACATCGTCGTATTCTCAGCAGTATTGACAATCATACTGGGAGGATTGCTATCAGGAACATCGGTTATTCTAAAACCACTGCAGCAAAAGCAGGTGGAGCTAGATACCAAAAAGAAGATCTTGGGTGCTGTGATGGACATCTCCGATATCAAAGATCCAAACGAAATCCTTAAGCTTTATTCTGAAAGAGTAAAGTCTACTGTAGTGGATATCAATGGAGATCCAATGACTACTGACGAGAAGGGAAATCCTATCGTAGCAGAGAAAATTGATTTTCAGAAAAACCATAAGAGAGACCCACAAACAAGACCTTACCCAGTATTTATGTTTACAGGAGAGGGGTCTGATACGGTAGATGCTTACATTTTGCCAATGTTTGGCGCAGGTCTTTGGGATTGGATCTCAGGTTTTGTAGCATTGGATTCTAACTTGAACACCGTAAGAGGGGTTGCTTTTGACCACAAATCTGAAACACCTGGTTTGGGTGCTAGAATTACTACTGACGTGGTACAGGACAGATACAAGGGCAAGCAAATCTTCAACGAAGAGGGAAAGTTGGTATCTGTATCTATGGTCAAGGGTGAAAAAGGTGAACCTTTGGATCCTCACCACATCGATGGTATGTCAGGGGCGACTTTGACTGGTAAAGGTGTGAATGCGATGTTGAAGCAATATTTAGGCTACTACTCTAACTATATAGAGAAAGTAAAGTCTGGTAGCAAAAACACCGCAACTGTAGAGCAGCCTGCTGCAGAAGAGCAAAATATTTAA
- the tpiA gene encoding triose-phosphate isomerase, producing MRQKIVAGNWKMNNDLEAGKKLALEVLEKSTGSEKAQIVLGTPYIHLTAVAADVAGKNGIEIAAQNCSDKASGAYTGEISASMVKSTGANYVILGHSERREYFSESNELLAAKVDIALENGLTPIFCCGEPLEIREAGTMYEFVKEQLTESLFHLSAEDFAKITIAYEPIWAIGTGKTASSEQAQEMHKELRDHLASKFGQEAADACPILYGGSCKPGNAKELFSQADVDGGLIGGASLNADDFLAIVNAF from the coding sequence ATGAGACAAAAAATCGTAGCGGGTAACTGGAAAATGAACAATGACCTGGAAGCGGGTAAAAAACTGGCTTTGGAGGTATTAGAAAAATCTACTGGATCTGAGAAAGCTCAGATTGTATTAGGTACGCCATACATTCACCTGACAGCTGTAGCTGCGGATGTAGCTGGAAAAAATGGAATCGAAATAGCTGCACAAAACTGTAGCGATAAAGCTTCTGGTGCATATACAGGAGAAATTTCTGCGTCGATGGTAAAATCTACCGGAGCGAATTATGTGATTTTGGGACACAGTGAAAGAAGAGAATACTTCAGCGAAAGCAATGAGCTATTGGCTGCTAAGGTCGATATCGCTTTGGAAAATGGGTTGACTCCTATCTTCTGCTGTGGTGAGCCATTAGAAATCCGTGAGGCTGGAACTATGTACGAGTTTGTAAAGGAGCAATTGACAGAAAGCTTGTTCCATTTGTCAGCTGAGGACTTTGCTAAAATTACCATCGCATACGAGCCTATCTGGGCGATCGGTACAGGTAAAACGGCTTCTTCAGAGCAGGCACAAGAAATGCACAAAGAATTGAGAGATCACTTAGCTTCTAAGTTTGGTCAGGAGGCAGCCGATGCTTGCCCTATTCTTTATGGTGGTAGCTGTAAGCCTGGAAATGCTAAGGAACTATTTTCACAAGCAGATGTAGATGGGGGATTGATCGGAGGAGCTTCTCTTAACGCTGATGATTTTCTTGCGATTGTCAATGCCTTCTAA
- the nqrE gene encoding NADH:ubiquinone reductase (Na(+)-transporting) subunit E produces MEAFNIFIKSAFIDNMVFAYFLGMCSFLAVSKKVSTALGLGAAVIFVLTMTVPINWLLQEYVLKEGALVWLGEDFASIDLSFLTFIMFIAIIAAMVQLVEMIIEKVSPALYGSLGIFLPLIAVNCAILGASLFMVQRDYTIIEATAYGSGSGFGWFLAIIALAAIREKLKYSHVPNGLKGLGITMILTGLMGIAFKSFIGIVL; encoded by the coding sequence ATGGAAGCATTTAATATATTCATAAAAAGCGCATTTATTGACAACATGGTCTTCGCATACTTCCTGGGTATGTGTTCGTTCCTTGCTGTGTCAAAGAAAGTTTCTACTGCATTGGGTTTAGGAGCTGCCGTTATCTTCGTATTGACGATGACTGTGCCTATCAACTGGCTACTTCAAGAGTACGTGTTGAAAGAAGGTGCTTTGGTTTGGTTAGGTGAGGATTTCGCTAGCATTGACCTTAGCTTTTTGACCTTTATCATGTTCATCGCGATTATCGCGGCGATGGTACAGTTGGTAGAGATGATCATCGAAAAAGTATCTCCTGCACTTTACGGATCACTAGGTATTTTCTTGCCTTTGATCGCTGTAAACTGTGCGATTTTGGGAGCTTCTCTTTTCATGGTTCAGAGAGATTATACAATCATTGAAGCAACTGCATATGGTTCAGGTTCTGGGTTTGGATGGTTCTTGGCCATCATAGCACTTGCTGCCATACGCGAAAAACTAAAATATAGCCATGTTCCTAACGGACTAAAAGGTCTAGGTATCACCATGATCTTGACTGGTCTGATGGGCATAGCATTTAAGTCATTTATCGGTATTGTACTATAA
- a CDS encoding NADH:ubiquinone reductase (Na(+)-transporting) subunit B — protein sequence MKFIEDIFAKVRPNFEKGGKWEKFYYVYEAHETLFLAPNSTTGPTGVQVRDAVDMKRMMMTVIIAMVPCLLFGIWNAGHQHYLAVGEVATLVDKLLTGAILVVPIIIVSYAVGLGIEFTFATINRHEVNEGFLVTGMLIPLVMPASIPLWQVGLATAFAVIIGKEVFGGTGMNILNVALTARAFLYFAYPSQISGDVWSYIGDGQAVAGFSGATPLAVGASAVEGTTPMVEMLNNSWSEGLFSFWNMFIGIMPGSIGETSTLMCLIGAAILIFTGVGSWKIIFSVFAGAFGMATLCNLIGANEYMLLPAHYHLVIGGLAFGAVFMASDPVTAAQTETGKWIYGFLIGILTIIIRVFNPAYPEGIMLAILLMNVFAPLIDFYVVAANKKRRLKRATV from the coding sequence ATGAAGTTTATAGAAGACATTTTTGCAAAAGTTCGCCCTAACTTCGAAAAAGGAGGTAAGTGGGAGAAGTTTTACTATGTATATGAAGCGCACGAAACACTTTTCTTAGCTCCTAATAGTACCACAGGTCCTACTGGAGTTCAGGTTCGTGATGCAGTAGATATGAAGAGAATGATGATGACTGTGATCATCGCCATGGTACCTTGTTTACTTTTTGGTATCTGGAATGCAGGTCATCAGCACTATTTGGCAGTAGGCGAAGTAGCTACTTTGGTTGACAAATTGTTGACAGGAGCTATTTTGGTTGTGCCAATTATCATTGTTTCTTATGCAGTTGGTTTGGGTATCGAATTTACCTTCGCTACGATCAACAGGCATGAAGTAAACGAAGGATTCCTGGTAACGGGTATGTTGATTCCTTTGGTGATGCCAGCTTCTATTCCATTGTGGCAGGTAGGTCTTGCGACCGCATTTGCAGTGATCATTGGTAAAGAAGTATTCGGTGGTACAGGGATGAATATCCTGAACGTGGCATTGACTGCCAGAGCGTTCTTGTACTTTGCTTATCCATCACAGATATCTGGTGATGTTTGGTCTTACATAGGAGACGGTCAGGCAGTAGCTGGATTTTCTGGAGCTACTCCTCTAGCAGTGGGTGCTTCAGCAGTAGAGGGTACTACACCGATGGTGGAGATGCTCAACAACAGCTGGTCGGAAGGCCTCTTTAGTTTCTGGAACATGTTCATTGGAATCATGCCGGGATCTATTGGAGAGACATCTACTTTGATGTGTTTGATAGGTGCTGCTATATTGATCTTCACAGGAGTCGGTAGCTGGAAAATTATTTTCAGTGTATTTGCCGGAGCATTCGGTATGGCGACTCTGTGTAACCTGATCGGGGCTAACGAATACATGTTGCTGCCAGCACACTATCATTTGGTGATCGGTGGATTGGCTTTCGGAGCTGTTTTCATGGCTTCTGATCCTGTAACCGCCGCTCAGACTGAAACAGGTAAATGGATCTACGGTTTCTTGATCGGTATCCTTACCATTATCATCAGAGTATTTAATCCTGCATATCCTGAAGGGATCATGCTTGCAATATTATTAATGAACGTATTCGCTCCACTTATCGATTTTTACGTGGTAGCAGCAAACAAGAAAAGGAGGTTGAAACGTGCAACGGTCTAA
- a CDS encoding BlaI/MecI/CopY family transcriptional regulator has translation MKELTKAEQQVMQILWDIEKGFVHDIIEKMPNPKPAYNTVSTIVRILVKKEFVGYTAHGKTHEYHPLVAKEEYSKQFLNNFLGGYFGGSFKNLVSFFAKEENMDAQDLDELMNYVKKNMKEDEK, from the coding sequence ATGAAAGAATTGACCAAAGCAGAGCAGCAAGTGATGCAGATCCTCTGGGACATAGAGAAGGGTTTTGTACACGATATCATTGAGAAGATGCCCAACCCTAAACCCGCCTACAATACCGTATCGACCATCGTTCGTATCCTGGTGAAAAAAGAGTTTGTGGGCTACACGGCCCATGGAAAGACGCACGAATATCATCCCCTGGTAGCTAAAGAAGAATACAGCAAGCAGTTTCTGAACAATTTTCTGGGAGGTTATTTTGGTGGGTCTTTCAAGAATCTGGTGTCCTTCTTTGCCAAAGAGGAAAATATGGATGCTCAGGACCTGGATGAGCTGATGAACTATGTCAAAAAAAACATGAAAGAAGATGAGAAGTGA